The following are encoded together in the Capsulimonas corticalis genome:
- a CDS encoding BsuPI-related putative proteinase inhibitor, whose protein sequence is MKLPHYSIASAPLLLLCLTGCGGGSSDSGGSSMPNPSGQYGPIQVTEQTDKASYAVGEPIDINFTWKNTSVTPQPYLEGAPPFDVTVYHGSEKVWTYSNSVTSFPSSVLEGQLPAGAVKSEKIVWDQKDQTGHTLSPGTYQVYAVSHVQFSDVTPTDGSSDMGAKLTTITLD, encoded by the coding sequence ATGAAGCTCCCCCATTACTCTATCGCCAGCGCTCCCTTGCTTTTGCTTTGCCTAACCGGGTGCGGCGGCGGCAGTAGCGACAGCGGCGGCTCTTCCATGCCCAATCCCTCTGGGCAGTATGGCCCGATACAAGTCACCGAGCAAACAGATAAGGCAAGTTACGCCGTCGGTGAACCGATTGATATCAATTTTACGTGGAAGAATACGAGTGTCACTCCTCAGCCTTACTTAGAGGGCGCCCCACCGTTCGACGTAACCGTTTATCATGGCTCCGAAAAGGTCTGGACATACTCCAACTCGGTGACTTCGTTCCCAAGTTCGGTATTGGAAGGCCAGCTACCGGCGGGCGCCGTGAAGAGTGAGAAAATTGTGTGGGACCAGAAAGATCAGACGGGCCATACTCTCTCGCCGGGAACGTATCAAGTCTATGCCGTATCGCATGTGCAATTCTCGGATGTGACGCCGACAGACGGCAGCAGCGATATGGGCGCGAAGCTCACCACGATCACCCTCGACTAA
- a CDS encoding type II secretion system protein produces MRNKKHQAGETVLEYVINIAIVGILAAILIPVFVQARGKARRVACASNMRHLYTAFAMYAGDHDGHLPPYSNNILYAHDDTQEKDPGRRHYPPSGARLTGALLPYTHDKDVWFCRDDSLAGKSTLSLSYPAGLWIDHRYSSYDTAWWMGLRTHPAGMAGVTMVDRQGKPMTMNASQEVMLSDEQIQQTGCGDWLYSHRNQFNQLFLDGHIKLVTVQCAK; encoded by the coding sequence ATGAGAAACAAAAAGCATCAGGCTGGCGAAACAGTCTTGGAGTATGTGATCAACATCGCGATCGTGGGGATTCTGGCGGCGATCTTGATCCCGGTATTTGTCCAGGCCAGAGGGAAGGCGCGGCGGGTTGCGTGTGCGTCGAATATGCGTCATCTCTATACGGCGTTCGCGATGTATGCTGGCGATCACGATGGACACCTGCCGCCATATTCCAACAACATTCTCTATGCTCATGACGATACGCAGGAGAAGGACCCGGGGCGGCGTCACTACCCGCCCAGCGGAGCGCGCTTGACGGGGGCTTTGCTTCCTTACACACACGACAAGGATGTTTGGTTTTGCCGGGACGATTCGCTCGCTGGGAAAAGCACGCTGTCGCTATCGTATCCCGCTGGACTTTGGATCGATCATCGATACAGCAGCTATGACACGGCATGGTGGATGGGACTGCGCACGCATCCGGCCGGCATGGCGGGAGTGACGATGGTTGATCGGCAGGGAAAGCCGATGACAATGAATGCTTCCCAGGAAGTTATGCTCAGCGACGAACAGATCCAGCAAACCGGCTGCGGAGACTGGCTCTATTCCCATCGCAATCAATTCAACCAGCTTTTTCTCGACGGTCACATCAAACTGGTGACCGTTCAGTGCGCGAAATAA